The proteins below are encoded in one region of Candidatus Binatota bacterium:
- a CDS encoding acetyl-CoA acetyltransferase has translation MGKDALRDKVSVVGVGCCPFGENWDQSPSDMIVDAAYEAYADAGIDEPQKRIEAVFTGSLYTTQGPHECADALKLFERPVSMVSNYCATGTDAFRYGVMSIASGLYDTVLVVGYDKPKDRGVSGPTVMMDGVRDLPRTPAGWFSLCAATYFDRYGAGREDLARIAVKNHHNGTLAPRSWLKREITVDDVLSARMISWPFGLYDCAAQTDGAAAVVLSRTDLARGFRDDPVLVKAVTISSGPNPQKDPGNDFLSWKPNGWAAADAYEQAGISDPRSEIGVAQVHDCFSLTELLAYEDLGFCDKGSAKEHIADGKFELGGDLPVNTDGGLKAFGHPTGATGVRMIYENTLQLQGRAEKRQVKNPRMALSHNLGGHPTACGIAILGRD, from the coding sequence ATGGGCAAGGATGCGCTTCGCGACAAGGTGTCGGTAGTGGGTGTTGGCTGCTGCCCCTTTGGTGAGAACTGGGATCAGTCTCCGTCCGACATGATCGTAGACGCCGCCTACGAGGCTTACGCCGACGCGGGCATAGACGAACCACAGAAAAGAATAGAGGCTGTATTCACCGGCAGCCTTTACACCACGCAGGGGCCGCACGAGTGTGCCGACGCGCTCAAGCTGTTCGAGCGACCGGTGAGCATGGTCTCTAACTACTGCGCCACCGGCACCGACGCGTTTCGCTACGGTGTAATGTCTATCGCCTCGGGGCTGTACGACACCGTGCTCGTGGTAGGTTACGACAAGCCCAAGGACCGCGGCGTCTCAGGGCCGACGGTGATGATGGACGGCGTACGCGACCTGCCCAGGACGCCCGCCGGCTGGTTCTCTCTTTGCGCGGCGACCTACTTTGATCGCTACGGTGCCGGCCGCGAGGACCTCGCGCGCATCGCCGTCAAGAACCACCACAACGGCACGCTGGCCCCGCGCAGTTGGCTCAAGCGGGAAATCACCGTCGACGACGTGCTCAGCGCACGCATGATCTCCTGGCCCTTCGGCCTGTACGACTGTGCCGCGCAGACCGACGGCGCGGCCGCGGTGGTACTGTCACGCACCGACCTCGCGCGTGGCTTCCGCGACGACCCGGTGCTGGTCAAGGCCGTCACCATCAGCTCGGGCCCCAATCCCCAGAAAGACCCCGGCAACGACTTCCTCTCGTGGAAACCCAACGGCTGGGCCGCCGCCGATGCATACGAGCAGGCCGGCATAAGCGATCCGCGCAGCGAGATCGGCGTTGCCCAGGTGCACGACTGCTTTTCACTGACCGAGCTGCTGGCTTACGAGGATCTCGGGTTCTGCGACAAGGGCAGCGCGAAGGAACACATAGCCGACGGCAAATTCGAACTGGGCGGCGACCTGCCGGTGAACACCGACGGAGGCCTGAAGGCCTTCGGACACCCCACCGGGGCTACCGGCGTACGCATGATCTACGAGAACACGCTGCAACTGCAGGGCCGCGCCGAAAAGCGCCAGGTCAAAAACCCCCGGATGGCCCTGTCACACAACCTTGGCGGCCATCCCACTGCCTGCGGCATCGCCATACTGGGACGCGACTGA
- a CDS encoding enoyl-CoA hydratase (Catalyzes the reversible hydration of unsaturated fatty acyl-CoA to beta-hydroxyacyl-CoA): MYKKISYELAEGIATITLDRADKLNAYTPEMGEEIVDAFSRSRDDDLARVVVLTGRGRAFCAGVDLDYMKEHMAGRKGGPGPALGQESFVREFPLELLSYAKPVIAAINGDAFGVGVTMTLGCDVRLAADGARLGLNFTGLGMLPGLGSTHLLPQLVGTPKALEWVLSGAVITADEAGAAGLVQRVVAPDRLADEARTLAGSMAEKRPEVLAAAKRALRQGPASTMAEAMERERALSTELASRRK; this comes from the coding sequence ATGTACAAAAAAATTTCCTACGAACTGGCCGAGGGCATAGCCACCATCACGCTTGACCGCGCCGACAAGCTCAACGCCTACACGCCCGAGATGGGTGAAGAAATTGTCGATGCGTTCTCCCGCTCACGAGACGACGACCTTGCGCGGGTGGTAGTACTGACCGGTCGTGGCCGGGCCTTCTGCGCCGGCGTGGACCTTGACTATATGAAAGAGCACATGGCCGGCCGCAAGGGCGGGCCCGGGCCCGCCCTGGGCCAGGAGTCTTTCGTGCGCGAGTTCCCCCTGGAGCTGCTCTCGTATGCCAAGCCGGTCATCGCGGCCATCAACGGCGACGCCTTCGGTGTCGGGGTCACGATGACTCTTGGCTGCGACGTCCGACTGGCGGCCGACGGCGCCCGCCTGGGTCTTAACTTCACCGGCCTGGGCATGCTGCCGGGCCTGGGCAGCACGCACCTGTTGCCGCAGCTGGTCGGTACGCCCAAGGCGCTTGAATGGGTGCTGTCGGGAGCGGTGATAACCGCTGACGAGGCCGGCGCGGCGGGACTTGTGCAACGGGTGGTCGCTCCCGACCGCCTGGCCGACGAAGCGCGCACACTTGCCGGCTCAATGGCGGAGAAACGCCCTGAGGTACTGGCGGCTGCTAAGCGCGCCCTTCGACAGGGCCCCGCTTCGACCATGGCCGAGGCAATGGAACGCGAACGCGCGCTCAGCACCGAACTGGCCTCGCGCAGGAAATGA
- a CDS encoding 3-hydroxy-3-methylglutaryl CoA synthase gives MAGISSYGAYVPPHRLSLDALSGHTPRDGGPEKAVAWNDEDSVTMAVAAGADCLAGFSRERVDAVYFASTSYPFREKQGAALIARALDLGRELQATDYSNSLRAGTTALRAAADAIDAGSATCVLVIASDCRMGAPGSGLERNSGDGAAAFLVSKDSVIATMEASRSVTDEIVDVWRSEGDDFVHSWEDRFVVQEGYAPRMAEAIDGLLADGDDSVSDYDKVALYGPDHRSRTGVARTLGLADEQLTDGFFGRLGNAGVAFAPLQLVAALENARPGERILVANYGDGADALALKVTDGIEQLPERRGVGWHLERRQPVADYAQYLKARDLGTSEWEAQAGPGLSATVHFRERDSNLAFCGQRCRSCGAVQFPVQRVCESCFARDDFDGTRLSDRSGKLVTWTFDYFFPTPSPPTVAGIVDVEGARVHMQLVNCAPDDVSLGMPLEFEFRCMHRAGGRPNYYWKATPATEPATSEDR, from the coding sequence ATGGCAGGAATAAGTTCTTACGGCGCCTACGTACCACCTCACCGGCTTTCGCTGGACGCCCTGTCCGGCCATACGCCGCGCGACGGCGGTCCCGAAAAAGCGGTGGCGTGGAACGACGAGGACAGCGTCACCATGGCGGTGGCGGCCGGTGCTGACTGCCTGGCCGGGTTTTCCCGCGAGCGGGTCGACGCGGTCTACTTCGCATCGACCAGTTACCCGTTCAGGGAGAAACAGGGCGCGGCACTGATCGCGCGAGCCCTGGACCTCGGCCGTGAGCTCCAGGCCACCGACTACTCGAACTCGCTGCGCGCCGGCACGACCGCCCTCCGGGCGGCCGCCGATGCCATCGACGCGGGTTCGGCCACGTGCGTCCTGGTCATCGCGTCCGACTGCCGAATGGGTGCCCCGGGTTCCGGACTGGAGCGCAACAGTGGTGACGGCGCGGCCGCGTTCCTCGTGTCGAAGGATTCGGTCATAGCCACCATGGAAGCTTCTCGATCTGTCACCGACGAAATCGTCGACGTGTGGCGCAGCGAGGGGGATGACTTCGTGCACAGCTGGGAAGACCGCTTCGTCGTGCAGGAAGGCTACGCGCCGCGCATGGCCGAGGCGATCGATGGCCTGCTGGCCGACGGCGACGACTCGGTAAGCGACTACGACAAGGTCGCCCTGTACGGCCCCGACCACCGCAGCCGGACGGGCGTCGCACGCACACTGGGCCTGGCCGACGAACAACTCACCGACGGCTTTTTCGGCCGCCTGGGAAACGCCGGCGTGGCCTTCGCACCCCTGCAACTGGTAGCCGCGCTCGAGAACGCACGCCCGGGCGAACGCATACTGGTAGCCAACTACGGCGACGGCGCCGATGCCCTCGCGCTCAAGGTCACCGACGGAATCGAGCAACTGCCGGAACGACGAGGAGTGGGGTGGCACCTGGAAAGGCGGCAACCGGTGGCCGACTACGCCCAGTATCTCAAGGCCAGGGACCTGGGGACAAGCGAGTGGGAAGCCCAGGCAGGACCGGGACTTTCGGCTACCGTCCACTTCCGCGAGCGCGACAGCAACCTCGCTTTTTGTGGCCAGCGTTGCCGCTCCTGCGGCGCCGTGCAGTTTCCCGTCCAACGCGTGTGCGAGAGTTGCTTCGCCCGCGACGATTTTGATGGAACCCGCCTTTCGGACCGCAGCGGGAAGCTGGTGACCTGGACCTTCGACTATTTTTTTCCCACGCCCAGTCCGCCCACGGTAGCGGGCATAGTCGACGTCGAGGGTGCGCGCGTGCACATGCAGCTGGTCAACTGCGCACCCGACGACGTCAGCCTCGGCATGCCGCTGGAATTCGAATTCCGCTGTATGCACCGCGCCGGTGGTCGTCCCAACTACTACTGGAAAGCAACGCCGGCCACTGAGCCGGCAACAAGCGAGGACCGGTAA
- a CDS encoding lipid-transfer protein: MASNFTQRAFVIGVGMTRFARCDSDAKDLARSATRDALDDSCVPYADIELAYCGYINGMSTLGQQSLYEIGMTGIPVFNVNNNCSTGSTALYMAYCAVRSGQVDAALALGFEKMKKGPIENQMPGMEAVAEETVREKKAPVAARVFGDAGRDHMEKYGTKPETFAKISVKNHLHSVNNPRSQYQEACTLDEVLASRMVYDPLTLLQACPTSDGAAAAVVVSERYLQSHPHPGAIDILAMALTTDRAEDFERGAIGVAGMGMAERAARQVYDESGLGPNDVQVIELHDCFSTNELITYEALGLCPEGEGERLVEENACTYGGRWVVNPSGGLLSKGHPIGATGLAQCAELTWQLRGEAEKRQVDNVSAALQHNLGLGGACVVAMYARA, encoded by the coding sequence ATGGCCAGTAATTTCACCCAACGCGCATTCGTCATTGGAGTTGGCATGACCAGGTTCGCCCGCTGCGACAGCGACGCCAAGGACCTCGCGCGCAGCGCCACCCGGGACGCCCTGGATGACTCCTGTGTCCCCTACGCCGACATCGAACTGGCCTACTGCGGTTACATCAACGGCATGAGCACGCTTGGCCAGCAGTCGCTGTACGAAATCGGCATGACTGGCATCCCCGTATTCAACGTCAACAACAACTGCTCTACCGGTTCAACTGCCCTTTACATGGCTTACTGCGCCGTGCGCAGCGGACAAGTCGACGCCGCGCTGGCCCTGGGCTTTGAAAAAATGAAAAAGGGTCCGATCGAAAACCAGATGCCCGGCATGGAGGCGGTCGCCGAGGAGACCGTGAGAGAAAAGAAAGCCCCGGTTGCCGCGCGGGTTTTCGGAGATGCCGGCCGCGACCACATGGAGAAGTACGGCACCAAGCCGGAAACCTTCGCCAAGATCTCGGTAAAAAACCACCTGCACTCGGTAAACAACCCGCGCTCGCAGTACCAGGAAGCCTGCACGCTGGATGAGGTCCTGGCCTCCCGAATGGTTTACGACCCGCTGACCCTGCTGCAGGCCTGCCCGACCAGCGACGGCGCGGCAGCTGCGGTGGTCGTGTCCGAGCGCTACCTCCAGTCCCACCCCCACCCCGGCGCAATCGACATACTCGCAATGGCGCTTACCACCGACCGGGCCGAGGACTTCGAGCGCGGCGCCATAGGCGTGGCAGGCATGGGCATGGCCGAGCGCGCGGCGCGGCAGGTTTACGATGAATCCGGCCTGGGCCCCAACGACGTGCAGGTCATCGAACTGCACGACTGCTTCAGCACCAACGAACTGATCACCTACGAAGCGCTCGGCCTGTGCCCCGAGGGTGAAGGCGAACGACTGGTGGAAGAAAACGCGTGCACCTACGGTGGGCGCTGGGTGGTCAACCCCTCGGGGGGTCTGCTCTCCAAGGGGCACCCCATCGGTGCGACCGGGCTGGCCCAGTGCGCCGAGCTGACCTGGCAGCTGCGCGGCGAAGCGGAGAAGCGGCAGGTAGACAACGTCAGCGCCGCACTGCAACACAACCTCGGCCTGGGCGGGGCCTGCGTGGTTGCCATGTACGCCCGCGCGTGA
- a CDS encoding enoyl-CoA hydratase/isomerase family protein, translating into MDFETLLYQTEDRVTTITLNRPERRNAFNSLMARELAQAWQAIKDDPDTTCVILTGAGEKALCTGVDVEAVVAEGGFDRTGPPAEDTPFLHITAIQNACWKPVITAVNGMCCGGGLHFVADSDLIVAADNATFFDTHVKLGVISGLEPVGLARRIPLEAVLRLALLGGSERMTAEQALAVGLVGEVVPQAELMPRARELATTIAQHSPTALARSKQAIWQSLQVGLDEALKNTWQTIRQHTAHPDHSEGPAAMVEKRQPRWAPYDGK; encoded by the coding sequence ATGGATTTCGAGACACTGCTCTACCAGACCGAGGACCGCGTGACCACGATCACGCTCAACCGACCCGAACGTCGCAATGCCTTCAACAGCTTGATGGCCCGCGAGCTCGCGCAGGCATGGCAGGCGATCAAGGACGATCCCGACACGACCTGCGTCATACTGACCGGCGCCGGCGAAAAAGCCCTGTGCACAGGCGTGGACGTGGAGGCGGTGGTAGCCGAAGGCGGCTTTGATCGCACGGGCCCTCCGGCCGAGGACACGCCCTTCCTGCACATCACCGCTATACAGAACGCCTGCTGGAAGCCGGTCATCACGGCCGTCAACGGCATGTGCTGCGGCGGCGGGCTGCACTTCGTGGCCGACAGCGACCTTATCGTCGCCGCCGACAACGCCACCTTCTTCGATACCCACGTCAAGCTCGGTGTCATCTCGGGCCTGGAGCCCGTGGGCCTGGCCCGGCGCATACCGCTGGAGGCCGTCCTGCGATTGGCGCTGCTCGGAGGCTCAGAGCGCATGACCGCCGAGCAAGCACTGGCTGTGGGACTGGTCGGCGAGGTGGTGCCCCAGGCCGAGCTCATGCCCAGGGCACGCGAGCTCGCCACCACGATAGCCCAGCACTCGCCCACCGCGCTGGCCCGCTCCAAGCAGGCCATCTGGCAGAGCCTGCAGGTGGGCCTGGACGAGGCATTGAAAAACACCTGGCAGACCATACGCCAACACACGGCCCACCCCGATCACTCCGAGGGACCGGCAGCGATGGTCGAAAAACGCCAGCCGCGCTGGGCGCCCTACGACGGTAAGTAG
- a CDS encoding carbamoyl-phosphate synthase large subunit, translated as MSGESILIANRGEVALRVARAAADLGLRTVAVYAGDDSRGLHLRVADQARRLEGNGVGAYLDGEQQLAIAVDEGCTLLHPGYGFLAENAGFASLAAERGVVFVGPAPATLELLGDKPRARALARRLGVPVLAGSEGDLDLAGALAFLESLGKSAAMMVKAVAGGGGRGMREVYSADEVEQALERCRSEAESAFGQGGLYAEQLVRRARHFEVQVLGDQHGGLVVLGDRECSLQRCHQKLVELAPAVALSAGQRKQMSDAALLMARELNYTGLGTFEFLLDLDAGDTGELFFIEANPRLQVEHTVTEQVTGLDLVSLQLQVARGAKLSELGVDDVRQSGIALQVRINAERQQADGSVLPSGGTLAVFDPPAGPGLRVDTLGYTGYEVAGAYDSLLAKLVVTRSSGDLGELLARAYRALCEFRVEGVATNIGFLQNLLQHSEVEAGNWYTGLLGDHGSELSANGDGRHRRLFFEDDAVPALPADGGSVADAGERVLCSAMPGTVVSLAVEVGQVLAAGDELLVMESMKMEHVIAAPVAGELLVLDVAAGDTVSEGQRLLLIKETQGEVTEPVAEEAPDLERVRPDLAEVVDRHAFGLDENRPDVVARRRKTGQRTARENVDDLCDAGSFEEYGALVIAAQRGRREMADLIRKTPGDGMVCGLGRVNGDVFADDSSRCVVMSYDYSVLAGTQGMLNHRKKDRMFEIAREQRLPVVIFTEGGGGRPGDTDAPGVAGLDCLAFRYFGELSGLVPLVGVNSGYCFAGNAALLGCCDVIIATRNSSIGMGGPAMIEGGGLGVFHPTEVGPAAVQSANGVVDVLVDDEEQAVATAKRYLSYFQGPVDDWQAADQRLLREAIPENRLRVYDVRSVIETLADENSVLELRGGFGAGMVTALARIEGRPLGILANNPGHLAGAIDPDGADKAARFMQLCDAFDLPVLSLCDTPGIMVGPEIEKLANVRHASRMFVVGASMTVPFMTIVLRKGYGLGAQAMAAGSFHAPLFTVSWPTGEFGGMGLEGAVKLGFRKELEAVDDPQERRELYEKMVARAYEVGKAVNMASHFEIDDVIDPADSRQRVVSALRSVPDPAPRTEKKRPCIDTW; from the coding sequence ATGTCGGGTGAATCAATACTCATAGCCAACCGGGGGGAGGTGGCATTGCGGGTCGCGCGTGCGGCTGCCGATCTCGGCCTGCGTACGGTGGCCGTTTACGCAGGTGACGACTCGCGTGGACTGCACCTGCGCGTGGCCGACCAGGCCCGTCGTCTCGAGGGCAACGGCGTGGGCGCTTATCTCGATGGGGAACAGCAGCTGGCCATCGCCGTGGACGAGGGCTGTACCTTGCTGCACCCGGGTTACGGTTTCCTGGCCGAAAACGCTGGCTTTGCCTCGCTGGCGGCCGAGCGCGGCGTGGTTTTTGTGGGGCCCGCGCCCGCGACCCTCGAGCTGCTGGGCGACAAGCCTCGCGCGCGCGCGCTGGCCCGGCGCCTGGGAGTGCCGGTTTTGGCGGGAAGCGAAGGCGACCTCGATCTCGCCGGTGCCCTGGCGTTCCTGGAATCCCTGGGTAAGAGCGCAGCGATGATGGTAAAGGCCGTTGCCGGAGGTGGCGGAAGGGGTATGCGAGAGGTGTACAGCGCCGACGAGGTCGAGCAGGCCTTGGAGCGCTGCCGGTCGGAGGCCGAGTCGGCCTTCGGGCAGGGCGGGCTGTACGCCGAGCAACTCGTGAGGCGAGCGAGACATTTCGAGGTGCAGGTGCTGGGCGACCAGCACGGTGGCCTGGTGGTGCTGGGTGACCGCGAGTGCAGCCTGCAGCGGTGTCACCAGAAACTCGTGGAGCTGGCCCCGGCCGTCGCATTGTCCGCTGGGCAGCGAAAACAGATGAGCGACGCGGCCCTCCTGATGGCCCGCGAGCTCAATTACACGGGACTGGGCACCTTCGAATTTCTGCTCGACCTGGACGCTGGCGATACCGGCGAGTTGTTTTTCATAGAGGCAAACCCGCGCCTGCAGGTCGAGCACACGGTCACCGAACAGGTAACGGGCCTCGATCTCGTCAGCCTTCAACTACAGGTCGCCCGCGGCGCCAAGCTGTCGGAGCTGGGCGTGGATGACGTCAGGCAGAGCGGCATCGCGCTGCAGGTCAGGATCAACGCCGAACGGCAGCAGGCCGACGGCAGCGTGCTTCCCTCGGGCGGAACGCTGGCCGTGTTCGACCCGCCCGCGGGGCCGGGCCTGCGCGTGGACACGCTCGGCTACACCGGCTACGAGGTCGCCGGGGCCTACGATTCGTTGCTGGCCAAGCTGGTCGTCACGAGGTCGTCGGGAGATCTTGGCGAGTTGCTGGCGAGGGCCTACCGGGCGCTTTGCGAATTCAGGGTGGAGGGGGTGGCCACCAACATCGGTTTTCTACAGAACCTGCTGCAACACTCCGAGGTCGAGGCGGGCAACTGGTACACCGGGTTGCTGGGCGACCACGGCAGTGAGCTTTCGGCCAACGGCGACGGCAGGCATCGGCGCCTGTTTTTCGAAGACGACGCTGTCCCGGCGCTGCCTGCTGACGGCGGATCAGTTGCCGACGCGGGCGAGCGGGTCCTGTGCTCGGCCATGCCGGGCACGGTGGTTTCGCTGGCCGTCGAGGTCGGACAGGTGCTGGCCGCCGGCGACGAGTTGCTGGTGATGGAGTCAATGAAGATGGAGCACGTGATCGCGGCTCCAGTGGCGGGCGAACTGCTGGTGCTAGACGTGGCCGCCGGCGACACGGTGTCTGAGGGGCAACGCCTGCTGCTCATAAAAGAAACGCAGGGCGAGGTGACAGAGCCGGTGGCCGAAGAGGCTCCCGATCTTGAACGAGTGCGGCCCGATCTCGCCGAGGTCGTCGACAGGCACGCCTTCGGGCTGGACGAAAACCGCCCCGACGTGGTCGCGCGTCGTCGCAAGACCGGCCAGCGTACCGCCCGAGAGAACGTGGACGATCTCTGCGACGCGGGGTCCTTCGAAGAATACGGTGCGCTGGTGATCGCCGCCCAGCGCGGCCGCCGCGAGATGGCTGATCTTATACGCAAGACGCCGGGTGACGGTATGGTCTGCGGCCTGGGGCGGGTCAACGGCGATGTTTTTGCCGACGACTCGTCGCGTTGCGTGGTCATGTCCTACGACTACAGCGTGCTGGCGGGCACGCAGGGCATGCTCAACCACCGTAAGAAGGATCGCATGTTCGAGATCGCGCGCGAGCAGCGGCTGCCTGTGGTCATTTTTACCGAGGGCGGGGGAGGGCGGCCCGGTGACACCGACGCGCCCGGCGTGGCTGGTCTCGACTGCCTGGCCTTTCGCTACTTCGGTGAGCTCAGCGGGCTGGTGCCGCTGGTGGGCGTGAACTCGGGTTACTGTTTTGCAGGCAACGCCGCGTTGCTCGGTTGCTGCGACGTCATCATCGCTACGCGTAACTCGAGCATCGGCATGGGCGGGCCGGCCATGATCGAGGGCGGCGGCCTGGGTGTCTTTCACCCCACCGAGGTTGGCCCGGCTGCCGTGCAATCGGCCAACGGCGTGGTCGACGTGCTGGTCGACGACGAAGAGCAGGCCGTGGCAACGGCCAAGCGCTACCTTTCTTACTTCCAGGGCCCGGTCGATGACTGGCAGGCAGCCGACCAGCGCCTGCTCAGGGAGGCCATACCCGAAAACCGCTTGCGCGTTTACGACGTGCGCTCGGTCATCGAGACGCTGGCCGACGAGAACTCGGTGCTCGAGCTGCGCGGGGGCTTCGGAGCGGGCATGGTCACGGCGCTCGCGCGCATAGAGGGACGCCCGCTGGGCATACTGGCCAACAACCCCGGCCACCTGGCCGGGGCCATAGACCCCGACGGGGCCGACAAGGCAGCGCGTTTCATGCAGCTGTGCGATGCTTTTGACCTGCCCGTGCTGAGCCTCTGCGACACGCCGGGCATCATGGTCGGACCCGAGATAGAAAAACTCGCCAATGTCAGGCACGCCTCGCGCATGTTCGTAGTCGGCGCGAGCATGACGGTGCCCTTCATGACCATAGTGCTGCGAAAGGGCTACGGGCTGGGGGCGCAGGCCATGGCGGCCGGCAGCTTCCACGCGCCGCTGTTCACGGTGTCCTGGCCCACCGGGGAGTTCGGCGGCATGGGCCTGGAGGGAGCCGTCAAGCTGGGATTTCGCAAGGAACTCGAGGCCGTCGACGATCCGCAGGAGCGCCGCGAGCTTTACGAAAAGATGGTCGCGCGCGCCTACGAGGTAGGCAAGGCCGTCAACATGGCGTCGCACTTCGAGATCGACGACGTTATCGATCCCGCCGATTCGAGACAACGCGTGGTGTCAGCGCTGAGGTCGGTGCCGGATCCCGCGCCGCGCACTGAAAAGAAGCGTCCCTGTATTGATACCTGGTAG
- a CDS encoding SDR family oxidoreductase, protein MSLLEGKIAIVTGAGRGIGRGEAIELAAHGARVVVSDLGTDSGGQGSDDSPAAETAGLIKAAGGEAVVNNANVSSWNDTEACVAQAIDTWGGLDIVVNNAGILRDASIVRMTEDDFDSVIAVHLKGTFNMTHHACVYWQAESKAGRPRRAAIVNTVSSAGLQGNKGQANYGAAKGGIASLTMITALEGKRYGVRANAVAPGGATRLVTETFQGMETLEANEVGEEFSKLNPGNSAPVVAWLASDDASHVTGQVFRAVGDEIAHYRSWQLGSPVKAGKEPQRWDARRIGDAVATEIFGSSVAGLKMGG, encoded by the coding sequence ATGTCCCTGCTTGAAGGAAAAATCGCGATCGTGACCGGTGCCGGACGCGGCATAGGCCGCGGCGAGGCTATTGAACTTGCCGCCCACGGCGCGCGCGTTGTGGTCAGCGACCTCGGCACCGACTCCGGTGGCCAGGGCAGTGACGACAGTCCTGCCGCGGAGACCGCCGGCCTCATCAAGGCGGCCGGCGGCGAAGCGGTCGTCAACAATGCCAACGTATCGTCCTGGAACGACACCGAGGCCTGCGTAGCCCAGGCCATCGACACCTGGGGCGGACTGGACATCGTCGTCAACAACGCGGGCATACTGCGTGACGCCTCTATAGTGAGGATGACAGAGGACGACTTCGACAGCGTGATCGCCGTACACCTGAAGGGCACGTTCAACATGACCCACCACGCCTGCGTTTACTGGCAGGCCGAGTCCAAGGCCGGCCGGCCGCGCCGGGCCGCGATCGTAAACACGGTCAGCTCGGCGGGCCTGCAGGGTAACAAGGGACAAGCCAACTACGGCGCCGCCAAGGGAGGCATTGCTTCGCTCACCATGATCACGGCGCTGGAGGGCAAGCGCTACGGGGTGCGAGCCAACGCGGTGGCACCTGGTGGAGCTACGCGCCTTGTCACCGAGACCTTCCAGGGCATGGAAACGCTGGAGGCCAACGAAGTGGGTGAAGAGTTCAGCAAGCTGAACCCCGGGAACTCGGCACCGGTGGTGGCGTGGCTGGCCAGCGACGATGCCTCGCACGTTACCGGGCAGGTCTTCCGCGCGGTGGGCGACGAAATAGCACACTACCGTTCGTGGCAACTGGGCTCACCCGTAAAAGCAGGAAAAGAACCACAGCGCTGGGACGCGCGTCGCATTGGCGACGCGGTCGCCACCGAGATTTTCGGTAGCAGTGTAGCCGGCCTCAAGATGGGTGGCTGA
- the efp gene encoding elongation factor P: MRRSPMAARLPAEIASATVSTSQGYRVTNLNQGIGEQQRSGDSSICVRIKKHGACPTSVQLLTLAGREDNNWMSKVQATELRPGMVIEHKGEPYRVMTFQHRTPGKGNAVIQAKMRNILTGVQVENRYMSTETVVRVAVTGRKMEYLYRDGDGYVFMDQENYEQLTLQASTLKDEAPWLEENMEVTVQYVGEEPTGLDLPKMVELAVEETEPPMKGATASGGSKPARLTNGVTIKVPQFIETGEMLRVDPVEQRYVERVR; this comes from the coding sequence ATGCGCAGGTCGCCGATGGCGGCCAGGCTGCCAGCAGAAATTGCCAGCGCCACGGTCAGCACAAGCCAAGGATATCGAGTTACAAATCTAAACCAGGGCATAGGGGAACAGCAACGGTCTGGCGACAGTAGTATCTGCGTACGGATAAAGAAACACGGCGCTTGCCCCACCAGCGTGCAGCTACTAACTTTGGCCGGTCGGGAGGACAATAACTGGATGTCTAAAGTACAAGCTACCGAACTCAGGCCGGGCATGGTCATTGAGCACAAGGGTGAGCCTTACCGGGTGATGACCTTTCAGCACCGCACGCCAGGCAAGGGCAACGCGGTAATACAGGCAAAGATGCGCAACATCTTGACCGGTGTGCAGGTAGAGAACCGCTACATGTCTACCGAGACCGTTGTTCGAGTAGCCGTCACGGGTCGCAAGATGGAGTACCTCTACAGGGACGGCGACGGCTACGTCTTCATGGACCAGGAGAACTACGAGCAGCTCACCCTGCAGGCTTCCACGCTGAAAGATGAGGCGCCGTGGCTGGAAGAAAACATGGAAGTCACCGTGCAGTACGTGGGCGAAGAGCCCACCGGCCTGGACCTGCCCAAGATGGTGGAACTGGCGGTCGAAGAAACCGAGCCGCCCATGAAGGGCGCGACCGCTTCGGGTGGATCCAAGCCCGCCCGGCTGACCAACGGCGTGACGATCAAGGTGCCGCAGTTCATCGAGACCGGTGAAATGCTCCGCGTGGATCCCGTGGAACAGCGCTACGTGGAGCGCGTGCGTTAG